AGCACCGAGCCGCCGAAACCGCTTCGGCCTCAACCGACCGATCACCAAGGGGATTTCATGTTCGGCAACCGTCGCAAGGCCCTCCTCGTCTCCGCGGCCCTCGTGGGCGGCGCCATGCTGATGACGGCGTGCCAGGACTCGGACGCGACGAAGGACACCGGTGCCGCCAAGGGGTCTTCCTCCTCCCCCGGCAAGGCCGGTGACTCGGGCTCCTCGTCCGGCTCGTCGAGCACGGGCGGCGGCAAGGACACCGCGAAGGGCGACGGCGGCTCGGGCAAGGGGACCGATGACGGGGCCGGGTCCGGCGCCGACACCGGCAACGGCGGGCGCGAGCAGGTCGAGCAGAGCTGCGGTGCCAACGACATCTCCTGGAGCACCAGGTCCGAGACCCAGGCCGGCGGATACATCCTCGTCATCGCCAAGGCCAAGCCCGGCATCACCTGCTACCTGCCCGCCGAACTCCCGACCGTGGCCTTCGGCTCCGACGGCACCCAGGCCGGTCCCGCGGAGCAGTCCGTGGGCGAGCAGATCAAGCTCAGCGGCAGCACCACCGCCTACGCCGGCGTCAACCCCAAGTCCACCAACACGGACGGCGGCAAGGAGCTCGACAGCATCATCGTCGCCGTCGGCGACAACGACCCCGACCCCGTCTCCCTGCCCGTCGGCACCATCACCGTCGACAAGCCGATCGTCACCAACTGGCACACCGCCCCCACCGACGCCGTCCCCTTCAGCTGAACGCACACAGCTGATTTCCGGGGTCAGGCCGTCGGGTTGTCCGCGAACCTCCCCGGAATTGTCCTTGATCGGTAACGGACGGATCCCGGGGCCGATTTCGCTCGTCCTGCCAGGTGGTCGCATCGCGGCCGGGGGTCGGCGAGGAACTACGCGAAGGTGGGGCGGACATGGCGCGGCACGGTGGTGGGCGGGGCTGGTAC
The DNA window shown above is from Streptomyces chartreusis and carries:
- a CDS encoding DUF4232 domain-containing protein, producing the protein MFGNRRKALLVSAALVGGAMLMTACQDSDATKDTGAAKGSSSSPGKAGDSGSSSGSSSTGGGKDTAKGDGGSGKGTDDGAGSGADTGNGGREQVEQSCGANDISWSTRSETQAGGYILVIAKAKPGITCYLPAELPTVAFGSDGTQAGPAEQSVGEQIKLSGSTTAYAGVNPKSTNTDGGKELDSIIVAVGDNDPDPVSLPVGTITVDKPIVTNWHTAPTDAVPFS